The following nucleotide sequence is from Pedobacter sp. PACM 27299.
CTCCTTGTAGGATATGGATCTCTACTGAAGGCTGGTTGTCAGCTGCTGTAGAGAAAGTCTCTGCTTTTTTAGAAGGAATAGTTGTATTGGCTTCAATTAATTTAGTCATTACACCACCCATAGTCTCAATACCTAATGAAAGAGGAGTAACATCTAATAACAATACATCTTTAACTTCACCTGTTAATACACCACCTTGGATTGCAGCACCAATTGCTACTACCTCATCTGGGTTAACACCCTTCGAAGGTTCTTTACCGAAGAAAGCTTTAACTGCTTCCTGGATAGCAGGCATACGAGTTGAACCACCAACTAAGATAATCTCATCGATATCGCTAGTTTTCAAACCTGCATTTTTCAATGCTGATTTACATGGATCAATAGTACGTTTGATTAGATCAGCAGCCAATTGCTCAAATTTAGCACGGCTTAAGTTTCTAACTAAGTGTTTAGGACCAGTTGCATCAGCAGTGATGTAAGGCAAGTTGATCTCAGTAGAAGTAGTGCTTGAAAGCTCAATTTTAGCTTTCTCAGCTGCTTCTTTCAAACGTTGTAAAGCCATTGGATCTTGATTCAAGTCCATGCCATACTCGTTTTTGAATTCAGCTGCTAACCAGTCAATGATCACGTGATCAAAGTCATCACCACCTAAGTGAGTATCACCGTCAGTTGATTTTACTTCGAATACACCATCACCTAATTCCAATACTGAAACGTCATGAGTACCACCACCACAGTCAAACACAACGATTTTCATGTCTCTTTGTGCTTTATCCAAACCGTAAGCTAATGCAGCTGCAGTTGGTTCGTTGATGATACGTTTCACTGTTAAACCAGCGATTTCACCAGCTTCTTTAGTAGCTTGACGTTGAGCATCATTGAAATAAGCAGGAACAGTAATAACTGCTTCAGTTACCTCATGACCCAAAAAGTCTTCAGCTGTTTTTTTCATTTTCTGCAAAATCATTGCAGAAATTTCTTGTGGAGTGTATTTACGGTCGTCAATTTCTACACGTGGTGTATTATTGTCACCCTTAACTACTTTATAAGGTACACGACCAACTTCTTTAGAAACCTCAGCAAAGCTGCTGCCCATGAAGCGTTTGATCGAATAAATTGTTTTTGTTGGGTTTGTAATTGCCTGGCGTTTTGCCGGCTCACCTACCTTGCGCTCACCATTCTCTGCAAAAGCAACAATGGATGGCGTAGTACGCTTACCCTCACTGTTGGCTATAACTACAGGTTCGTTACCTTCCATTACGGATACGCAAGAGTTTGTTGTTCCTAAGTCTATACCAATAATTTTTGACATGCTATTTATCTCTGTTTATGTTTATGAATCTTATTATTTATTTCTATTATTTCTTGTTTAACAAGCAATGTGCCAATTGAGTTTTGGCAGAAAATCATGTTATTTTAGCGGAAGAAAGTAATCTTCTGTCCGAATCTTGTTACAAAAATGTGACAGGATGACAGAATTGTGATACCTTCTATTGATCCAGCTTCAACAAACGCTCTAAATGATGGTAACCAATTCCAAAATAAGTCTTTGTCTCCGCCAACTTTTGTTTAATCTCAGCTTGTTTTACTTCCAGGGCCTTACCAGAAAGCTTACCAGTCTTCACACCTACCACCAATACATTCTTAGGTGTATGCGCATCTGAGATAAATTCAAACACTTTAGTCTTATAACCATAGTATTCCAAAATTAAGGCGCGCATGGCATCAGTGACCATCTCTGCCTGACGTTCCATGAAAATACCATACCTAGTAAGCACGGAAACTTCATTCTTCACCTTAGCCTTTTCCATCTCGCGTCTGATTTGTTTATGGCAGCAAGGAGCCACTACAATTAGACTGGCATTCGCTTTTATCCCTTTGAAAATTGCATCATCAGTTGCCGTATCACAAGCATGCAGGGCGATCAATAAATCAATAGCTTCCACCTGATAATCCTGAATCGTGCCTGGTACAAAATCCAGTCCATCGAAACCCGAACTCTTGGCAATACCATTACATAACGACACCAGATCATCCCGAAACTCTACCCCGGTTACTTTTGTATCCAGTTTCAATACCTGATGCAGGTAATCATATAAAGCAAAAGTCAAGTATCCTTTTCCAGACCCCATATCTACTACTTTCTTAATGCTATTGTCCGGCAATTCCTTAATTAGGGAACTTAAGATCTCTACATATTGATTGATCTGTTTGTATTTATCCTGTGCATTTTTGAAAACATTACCTTCGGCATCTGTAATCTTCAGCTCCTGTAAATAAGGTTTTCCAGCAGGCTGAATCAAACGTTTCTTTTCCTTATTGTGTGCCAAACTAGGTGCGGTCTTACCATCACCGTTCAAAATCCTTTCGCGTATCGAGATGACATGATTTTTAGCATGCTCCAAAATCACTTCCTTATCAGTAGTGAACAAAGTACAGGCTTTAAAATCATTACTGATAAAATGACCCACCATAGTGATACCTTCAGGAATAGGAAAGTTCTTTACAATATCTCTGGTTTTGTTGCGATAGGTAAAAGAAAGCATATCTGCTCTTTTGATCTTCACCTTGCGGACATAAACGTTTTTTAATTCTTTATCATTTCCCTGATAATTACCCAGGGAAACTTTTAGAAAAGTATTCGAAGAAATACTTTCAGCGAGTTGTTCTTGAAAACGCTGTAACTGGAGTTGATTTGACATGAAATTGGATTACGATGCAAAGATACCCTTTTGAAAAAGGAATAGTAAATTAGCTTTATGAAACAGCGTTATTTAATTGCCATTCTTCCACCATCGGCGCTGACTGAGGCAATCGATCAAATCAGAAGAGCGTGTTCTCAGAAGTTCAAAGTCTATAAAGCGTTAAGACCTCCAGTCCACATTACCCTCCAATTTATCAGAAGCCTGGAAGAAAGCTATGAAGAGCAATTAATCAATAGCCTTTCCGGAGCTAGAAATTTCAAACCATTCGTCCAGCAATTAGATAATTTTTCTGGTTTTCAAAATGCGAAGGCCGTTTATATAGCAGGAATAAAAAACAAAGAGCTTGATAATTTATACAAACAAATAAAAGTGTATACAGAAGCATTTAGTAAGGATTCATTTGGAAGCTTAATCCCACACCTGACTATTGCTTACAGAGATGTCAGTTCTGTTCTTTACCAAGAGATATTAGCCTATTATAAAAATGAAAGCTTTCATGCGGAATTTGTAGTCAATCATTTCAGTTTGTTAAAGCACGACGGCAGTCGCTGGAATATCTTAAAACATTATGAAAGCCAACCAAGACCAGGGCAATTAGAAATGCTTATATAAAGAAAAAACCCCATCCGAAACGGACAGGGTTTTCCTTATAATGATGAGGGAATAAATTATTCGCCTTTATCTTCAGTTTTAGTTTCAACTGGAGCTTCTTCAGTAACTGGAGCAGCTGCAACTGTAGTATCATCAGCTTTCTTAGCTTTAGTTCTACCACGACGTGTAGTTTTCTTCTCAGCAGATTCCACTTCTTTACCGTAAACTTCATTGTAATCAACCAATTCGATTAAAGCCATCTCAGCGTTATCACCTAGACGATTGTTTAATTTAATGATCCTTGTGTAACCACCTGGACGGTTTGCAATTTTAGCTGCAACATCACGGAACAATTCAGTAACGATTTCTTTATCTTGTAAATAACTGAAAACAATACGACGTGAGTGCGTAGTATCAGTTTTAGATTTAGTCAAAAGAGGCTCAACATACATACGCAAAGCTTTTGCTTTAGCTAAAGTAGTTTGAATTCTTTTGTGCTTAATTAACGATGAAGCCATGTTAGCCAACATCGCTTTACGATGTGAATCTGTTCTTCCTAAGTGGTTATTTTTTTTACCGTGTCTCATTTTGATTTTATTCAGTGTATACCGTCTCTTTGATGTTTATCTGAGGGAATTATACACGATTAACAATATTGTTATTTAAGGGTAGTATTGATTACTCTTCGTCAAGTTTGAATTTCGATAAGTTCATACCGAAAGATAAGCTTTTAGATTTCACCAATTCCTGAATCTCAGTTAGTGATTTTTTACCGAAGTTTCTGAATTTTAACATGTCAGCAACATCATAAGAAACCAGGTCAGCTAAAGTACGGATGTCAGCTGCTTTAAGGCAGTTTAATGCACGTACAGAAAGATCTAAATCAACCAATTCAGTTTTAAGGATTTTACGCATATGTAAAATTTCCTCATCTACTTCTTTAGTTTCTTCTTTAGCTTGAGATTCTAATACTAAATTCTCATCAGAGAACAACATAAAGTGCTGGATTAAAATTTTCGCAGCTTCTTTTAGTGCTTCTTCAGGATGGATGGATCCATCTGTAGAGATATCTAATATTAATTTTTCATAATCTGTCTTTTGTTCAACACGATAATTTTCAATCGAGTATTTTACATTTTTCATTGGGGTAAAAATCGAATCGATTGCGATTACACCAACTACAGCATCATTGATTTTATTTTCTTCAGCTGGAACATAACCGCGTCCTTTATTGATAGTTAATTCTACCTCTAAAGTCACTGTTTTTTCCATGTTACAAATAACGAAATCAGGGTTAAGAACCTCGAAGTTGTTAGAGAATTTTGTAATATCTCCAGCGGTAAACTGATCTTGCCCGTTTACTAAAATGAAAACTTTTTCAGAATCACCAGAATCACCAACTTTCTTAAAACGTACTTGTTTCAAGTTAAGGATGATTTCCGTCAAATCTTCTACAACACCTTTCATTGTAGAAAACTCGTGAGATACGCCAGAAAAACGAATACTTGTAATGGCATAACCTTCTAAAGAAGAAAGTAAAATTCTTCTTAGGGCGTTACCAATTGTTACACCGAAACCGGGCTCTAAAGGACGAAATTCAAATATACCATCGAAATCTGTTGATTTCTGCATGATTACCTTATCGGGTTTCTGAAATGCTAAAATTGCCATTTATAATGTTTTTAGATCGTTATTAAAATTATGTAATGAAATAAAGTGAATTGCCCAGAAGGCAATTCACTAAATATATTACTTAGAGTATAACTCTATTATAAGGTTCTCTTTGATATTTTCTGGGATCTCATCACGGTTAGGATAAGTTAAGAACTTACCTGACAATTCACTTGCATTCCAGTCTAACCAATTGAATTTATTGATTACTCTGCCTGCTACTGAATTAGTAATCGCTTCTAAAGTCTTAGACTTTTCGCGAACTGCAACAACATCACCAGCTTTTAATTGATATGAAGGAATATTTACTACTTCACCGTTAACTGTTACGTGTTTATGGCTAACTAACTGACGGGCAGCTGAACGTGTTGTAGCAATACCTAATCTGTATACTGTGTTATCTAAACGAGCTTCTAATAATTGCAATAAGTTATCACCTGTGATACCTTCACGAGAAGATGCTTTGGTGAATAAGTTACGGAACTGACGTTCTAATACACCATAAGTATATTTAACTTTCTGTTTTTCCATTAACTGTACTGCGTACTCGGATTGTTTTCCTCTTCTTTTGGAAGCACCGTGCTGTCCAGGAGGATAATTTTTTCTATCTAATACCTTATCAGGGCCGAAAATTGGCTCTCTGAATTTACGGGCGATTTTGGACTTTGGTCCTGTATATCTTGCCATTGTTTTTTGTTTAAAGTATCGTGTAGCCTTAAGCTACAGACTCTTAGCTTTAAAATTAATTATTATACTCTTCTCTTTTTAGGAGGACGACATCCGTTGTGCGGAAGCGGAGTGATATCTTTGATAGAGGTTACTTCGATACCTGAAATCTGCAATGTTCTAATTGCTGACTCACGACCTGAACCTGGACCTTTAACAAAAACTTCTACTTTACGAAGACCTAAGTCAAATGCTACTTTACCGCAATCAGATGCTGCTTGACCTGCTGCATAAGGAGTGTTCTTTTTAGAACCCTTGAATCCCATTTTACCTGCAGAAGACCATGAAATAGTTTGACCGTTGTTATTTGTTAAAGTAACAATGATATTGTTAAAAGTAGCATTGATGTGCGCCTGACCAACAGGCTCAATTACAACAATACGCTTTTTGGTAACTTTTTTACTCTTAGCCATAATTCTTATTCAGTACTAATTTTATTTAGTAGCTTTTTTCTTGTTAGCAACTGTTTTTCTCTTGCCTTTACGTGTACGAGAGTTGTTCTTAGTACGTTGTCCACGTACCGGCAAACCTTTTCTGTGACGTAATCCACGGTAACAACCGATATCCATTAAACGTTTAATGTTCAACTGAACTTCTGAACGTAAAGCACCTTCTACTTTTACGCCGTCGTTGATGATGGTACGGATAGCCGATAACTCATCGTCAGACCAATCCTGTACTTTCTTGTTAAAATCGATACCTGCTTCCGTTAAAATACGTTGAGCAGTTGATCTACCTACTCCGAAGATGTACGTTAGACCAATTTCGCCTCTTTTGTTTCTTGGTAAATCAATACCTGATATCCTTGCCATATTTGTACTAAATGTTTGATTAACTGAATGAACGAGATTGAGTATCCTGTACATTCAATCTTCATCACAATCAATAATTTCTTAACCTTGACGTTGCTTATATTTTGGATTTTTCTTGTTAATCACGAAAAGTTTACCTTTACGACGAATAATCTTGCAATCAGCGCTACGTTTTTTAATTGATGACCTAACTTTCATTTTATTTATATCTATAAGTAATCCTGCCTTTTGATAAATCGTAAGGCGACATCTCTAATTTGACTTTGTCTCCAGGTAAAATTTTGATGTAGTGCATCCTCATTTTACCCGAAATATGAGCTATTATCTCATGACCATTCTCTAGTTCCACTCGGAACATGGCATTGGATAGTGCTTCTCTTATTACACCGTCTTGTTCAATTGAGGCTTGTTTAGCCATATAATATTGATATTTACTTAATTAGCTGCTACTAAACAGGGTTGCAAAATTAAATAAAAAAATTTAATAAATTACTTTTTTTTATTTAAAACTTCTTCAATAACTGAAAAAGTCGATAAAACGTCTGCTTTACCCTTTTTAACTGCCACCGTATGCTCAAAATGAGCGGATGGCCTATTGTCCTTACTGGTTACTGTCCAGCCGTCTGACCAGAACTTAACTCCTGCTGTACCTGCATTGATCATAGGCTCTATAGCGATCACCATTCCTTCTTCCAATTTAATTCCAATCCCGCGTTTACCATAATTTGGTACCTCAGGTTTTTCATGCAATTGAACTCCGACTCCGTGACCTACTAATTCCTTCACTACACCAAATCCATTCGCCTCCGCATGCGCCTGTACAGCATAGCCTACATCTCCGATCCTTGATCCTACGACAGCCTTCTCTATGGCAAGTCTTAAACATTCTTTAGTCACCTCTACTAACTTCTGTTTTTCTGGGTCTATTTCCCCAATGGAGAAAGTATAAGCTGAATCACCAAAGTATCTATTTAGAATGACCCCACAGTCGACAGAGATCAAGTCTCCCTCCTGTATCACATATTCACCAGGAAAGCCATGAACAACCTGCTCATTTGGCGAAATACATAGTGAATACGGGAAGCCGTTATAGTTTAAAAAAGCAGGAATTGCTCCATGATCTTTAATAAACGTTTCAGCCAGGTCATTCAATTTTTTTGTAGTAATGCCCGGACCAATCACCTTAGCTACTTCAGCTAAA
It contains:
- a CDS encoding 2'-5' RNA ligase family protein, translating into MKQRYLIAILPPSALTEAIDQIRRACSQKFKVYKALRPPVHITLQFIRSLEESYEEQLINSLSGARNFKPFVQQLDNFSGFQNAKAVYIAGIKNKELDNLYKQIKVYTEAFSKDSFGSLIPHLTIAYRDVSSVLYQEILAYYKNESFHAEFVVNHFSLLKHDGSRWNILKHYESQPRPGQLEMLI
- a CDS encoding class I SAM-dependent methyltransferase; the protein is MSNQLQLQRFQEQLAESISSNTFLKVSLGNYQGNDKELKNVYVRKVKIKRADMLSFTYRNKTRDIVKNFPIPEGITMVGHFISNDFKACTLFTTDKEVILEHAKNHVISIRERILNGDGKTAPSLAHNKEKKRLIQPAGKPYLQELKITDAEGNVFKNAQDKYKQINQYVEILSSLIKELPDNSIKKVVDMGSGKGYLTFALYDYLHQVLKLDTKVTGVEFRDDLVSLCNGIAKSSGFDGLDFVPGTIQDYQVEAIDLLIALHACDTATDDAIFKGIKANASLIVVAPCCHKQIRREMEKAKVKNEVSVLTRYGIFMERQAEMVTDAMRALILEYYGYKTKVFEFISDAHTPKNVLVVGVKTGKLSGKALEVKQAEIKQKLAETKTYFGIGYHHLERLLKLDQ
- the rpsM gene encoding 30S ribosomal protein S13 — encoded protein: MARISGIDLPRNKRGEIGLTYIFGVGRSTAQRILTEAGIDFNKKVQDWSDDELSAIRTIINDGVKVEGALRSEVQLNIKRLMDIGCYRGLRHRKGLPVRGQRTKNNSRTRKGKRKTVANKKKATK
- the rpsD gene encoding 30S ribosomal protein S4 — its product is MARYTGPKSKIARKFREPIFGPDKVLDRKNYPPGQHGASKRRGKQSEYAVQLMEKQKVKYTYGVLERQFRNLFTKASSREGITGDNLLQLLEARLDNTVYRLGIATTRSAARQLVSHKHVTVNGEVVNIPSYQLKAGDVVAVREKSKTLEAITNSVAGRVINKFNWLDWNASELSGKFLTYPNRDEIPENIKENLIIELYSK
- the map gene encoding type I methionyl aminopeptidase; amino-acid sequence: MSKIYYKSPEEIELIRESSLLVSKTLAEVAKVIGPGITTKKLNDLAETFIKDHGAIPAFLNYNGFPYSLCISPNEQVVHGFPGEYVIQEGDLISVDCGVILNRYFGDSAYTFSIGEIDPEKQKLVEVTKECLRLAIEKAVVGSRIGDVGYAVQAHAEANGFGVVKELVGHGVGVQLHEKPEVPNYGKRGIGIKLEEGMVIAIEPMINAGTAGVKFWSDGWTVTSKDNRPSAHFEHTVAVKKGKADVLSTFSVIEEVLNKKK
- the rpmJ gene encoding 50S ribosomal protein L36, which codes for MKVRSSIKKRSADCKIIRRKGKLFVINKKNPKYKQRQG
- a CDS encoding DNA-directed RNA polymerase subunit alpha yields the protein MAILAFQKPDKVIMQKSTDFDGIFEFRPLEPGFGVTIGNALRRILLSSLEGYAITSIRFSGVSHEFSTMKGVVEDLTEIILNLKQVRFKKVGDSGDSEKVFILVNGQDQFTAGDITKFSNNFEVLNPDFVICNMEKTVTLEVELTINKGRGYVPAEENKINDAVVGVIAIDSIFTPMKNVKYSIENYRVEQKTDYEKLILDISTDGSIHPEEALKEAAKILIQHFMLFSDENLVLESQAKEETKEVDEEILHMRKILKTELVDLDLSVRALNCLKAADIRTLADLVSYDVADMLKFRNFGKKSLTEIQELVKSKSLSFGMNLSKFKLDEE
- the rpsK gene encoding 30S ribosomal protein S11, with the translated sequence MAKSKKVTKKRIVVIEPVGQAHINATFNNIIVTLTNNNGQTISWSSAGKMGFKGSKKNTPYAAGQAASDCGKVAFDLGLRKVEVFVKGPGSGRESAIRTLQISGIEVTSIKDITPLPHNGCRPPKKRRV
- the infA gene encoding translation initiation factor IF-1, with product MAKQASIEQDGVIREALSNAMFRVELENGHEIIAHISGKMRMHYIKILPGDKVKLEMSPYDLSKGRITYRYK
- the rplQ gene encoding 50S ribosomal protein L17 — encoded protein: MRHGKKNNHLGRTDSHRKAMLANMASSLIKHKRIQTTLAKAKALRMYVEPLLTKSKTDTTHSRRIVFSYLQDKEIVTELFRDVAAKIANRPGGYTRIIKLNNRLGDNAEMALIELVDYNEVYGKEVESAEKKTTRRGRTKAKKADDTTVAAAPVTEEAPVETKTEDKGE
- the dnaK gene encoding molecular chaperone DnaK — its product is MSKIIGIDLGTTNSCVSVMEGNEPVVIANSEGKRTTPSIVAFAENGERKVGEPAKRQAITNPTKTIYSIKRFMGSSFAEVSKEVGRVPYKVVKGDNNTPRVEIDDRKYTPQEISAMILQKMKKTAEDFLGHEVTEAVITVPAYFNDAQRQATKEAGEIAGLTVKRIINEPTAAALAYGLDKAQRDMKIVVFDCGGGTHDVSVLELGDGVFEVKSTDGDTHLGGDDFDHVIIDWLAAEFKNEYGMDLNQDPMALQRLKEAAEKAKIELSSTTSTEINLPYITADATGPKHLVRNLSRAKFEQLAADLIKRTIDPCKSALKNAGLKTSDIDEIILVGGSTRMPAIQEAVKAFFGKEPSKGVNPDEVVAIGAAIQGGVLTGEVKDVLLLDVTPLSLGIETMGGVMTKLIEANTTIPSKKAETFSTAADNQPSVEIHILQGERPMAAQNRTIGRFILDGIPPAPRGVPQVEVAFDIDANGILHVSAKDKATGKEQKIRIEASSGLTDEEIKRMKEEAEQNADADRIAKEEAEKINGADALIFSTEKQLKEFGDKISADKKAPIEAGLQKLKDAHAARSFADIDAAQAELQNAWNEASEEMYKAGQDGAQPEGNAGAPQDAQPAGGDDVTDVDFEEVKDDKK